In Prochlorococcus marinus str. MIT 1214, one DNA window encodes the following:
- a CDS encoding nucleotide sugar dehydrogenase: MSSIKIQKICCIGAGYVGGPTMSVIADKCPDLEVKVVDINKERIDAWNASDLNKLPIFEPGLDRIISRTRGRNLFFSTEMEKSISEADMVFISVNTPTKTKGLGAGQASDLSWVEASARQVAKYAKGHTIVIEKSTLPVRTAQAIKEILKTTNRENQKNEISKTFSVLSNPEFLAEGTAINDLEKPDRVLIGGEDSDAVDALVNIYLKWVPSEQIICTNLWSSELSKLAANAFLAQRISSINSISAFCESTGADVQEVAKAIGTDKRIGNQFLSAGPGFGGSCFKKDILNLVYLSGHFGLPEVANYWNQVVVLNTWQQDRIYKIVLEKLFGTVNGKNIAILGFSFKANTNDTRESPAIRISSDLLEEGAILTIYDPKVSSERIEEDLEKFSFDNQGIWKMANSIPEALKNVDAVLILTAWDEFFGLDWNYLASLMRSPAWVFDTRSVISRKEIENTGINLWKLGEGS, translated from the coding sequence ATGAGCTCTATTAAAATCCAAAAAATATGTTGCATTGGCGCTGGTTATGTAGGCGGACCAACTATGTCTGTTATTGCAGATAAATGTCCGGATTTAGAAGTCAAGGTAGTTGATATCAATAAAGAAAGAATTGATGCATGGAATGCTTCAGATCTAAATAAATTGCCAATATTTGAACCTGGTTTAGATCGGATAATTTCTAGAACCAGAGGGAGAAACCTTTTCTTTAGTACTGAAATGGAAAAGTCCATTTCAGAAGCTGATATGGTTTTTATATCAGTTAACACACCAACAAAAACAAAAGGTCTTGGGGCCGGACAAGCTAGTGATCTTAGTTGGGTAGAGGCTAGTGCAAGGCAAGTAGCTAAATATGCAAAAGGACACACGATAGTAATAGAAAAAAGTACTCTTCCGGTTCGGACTGCACAAGCAATAAAAGAGATACTTAAGACAACAAATAGAGAGAATCAAAAAAATGAAATTTCAAAAACTTTTTCTGTTTTATCTAATCCTGAATTCTTGGCTGAAGGTACCGCAATTAATGACTTGGAAAAACCTGATAGGGTTTTAATTGGGGGAGAGGATTCTGATGCTGTAGATGCATTGGTTAATATTTATTTGAAGTGGGTGCCTAGTGAACAGATAATTTGTACGAATTTATGGAGTAGCGAGCTTTCAAAATTAGCTGCTAATGCATTCCTGGCTCAACGGATTAGTTCAATAAATTCTATTTCAGCCTTTTGTGAATCTACTGGAGCTGATGTTCAGGAAGTTGCTAAAGCAATAGGAACAGATAAAAGAATCGGCAATCAATTTCTATCTGCAGGACCTGGGTTTGGAGGGAGCTGCTTTAAAAAGGATATATTGAATTTAGTTTATTTAAGTGGACATTTTGGTTTGCCAGAGGTTGCAAATTACTGGAATCAAGTTGTGGTACTTAATACCTGGCAGCAAGATAGAATTTATAAAATTGTTCTAGAGAAGCTTTTCGGTACAGTTAATGGGAAAAATATAGCAATACTTGGTTTTTCTTTTAAGGCAAACACCAACGATACACGAGAATCCCCTGCAATAAGAATTTCCAGTGACTTACTTGAAGAAGGAGCTATTTTAACAATTTATGACCCTAAAGTTTCCTCTGAGCGAATAGAGGAAGATTTAGAAAAATTTTCATTCGATAACCAAGGGATTTGGAAAATGGCTAATTCCATCCCAGAGGCATTGAAAAACGTTGATGCCGTTTTGATCCTTACTGCATGGGATGAATTCTTTGGACTTGATTGGAATTATTTAGCTTCTTTGATGAGATCACCAGCTTGGGTTTTTGATACAAGGTCGGTTATTAGTCGAAAAGAAATCGAAAATACAGGAATAAATCTCTGGAAACTCGGTGAGGGGAGCTGA
- a CDS encoding TIGR02450 family Trp-rich protein codes for MIWPPNKAWTSKIGIEGQFHFIAINYGGELLKKWVILMSVIDSSIVVKVSWSKLSDLSIWESGWGEINYVEPSKVVKNKGILKTTGCLQPSADSGLTIPINKNIIRPWFDED; via the coding sequence ATGATTTGGCCTCCAAATAAAGCATGGACTAGTAAGATAGGCATTGAAGGTCAATTCCATTTTATTGCAATAAATTATGGTGGCGAGTTACTAAAAAAATGGGTTATTTTGATGTCAGTAATTGATTCTAGTATAGTTGTAAAAGTTTCTTGGTCTAAATTATCTGATTTATCTATCTGGGAATCTGGATGGGGTGAAATAAATTATGTAGAACCTTCTAAAGTAGTTAAGAATAAAGGCATTTTAAAAACAACTGGCTGTTTGCAACCTTCTGCTGATTCTGGCTTAACAATACCCATAAATAAAAATATTATTAGACCTTGGTTCGATGAAGATTAA
- a CDS encoding chlorophyll a/b binding light-harvesting protein translates to MQTYGNSAVTYGWWAGNSGVTNRSGKFIAAHAAHTGLIAFWAGAFTLFELARFDPSVPMGHQPLIALPHLAALGLGFDESGAFVGGTAVVSIAVVHLVLSMVYGAGGLMHSLLFSSDMQESSVPQARKFKLEWDNPDNQTFILGHHLIFFGVACIWFVEWARIHGIYDPAVGAIRQVEYDLNLSHIWDHQFDFLTIDSLEDVMGGHAFLAFLEITGGAFHIATKQVGEYTKFKGSGLLSAEAVLSWSLAGIGWMAVVAAFWSATNTTVYPVEWFGEPLALKFGISPYWIDTVDLPNGAHTSRAWLANVHYYFGFFFIQGHLWHALRAMGFDFKRVTGALSNLDTASVSLK, encoded by the coding sequence ATGCAGACCTATGGAAATTCAGCAGTCACCTACGGGTGGTGGGCTGGTAACTCAGGGGTCACCAACCGTTCAGGCAAATTTATTGCTGCTCATGCCGCTCATACCGGTTTGATTGCTTTCTGGGCTGGTGCCTTCACGTTATTTGAATTGGCTCGTTTTGACCCTTCCGTACCAATGGGTCATCAGCCTTTAATTGCTCTTCCTCATTTAGCAGCTTTAGGTTTAGGCTTTGATGAGTCTGGAGCTTTTGTTGGTGGCACTGCAGTCGTTTCAATTGCTGTGGTTCATCTAGTTTTGTCCATGGTTTATGGCGCTGGTGGATTAATGCATTCATTGCTTTTTTCTAGCGATATGCAGGAATCTTCAGTACCTCAGGCTAGGAAATTTAAACTTGAATGGGACAACCCTGACAACCAGACTTTCATACTTGGACATCATTTGATTTTCTTTGGTGTGGCTTGTATTTGGTTTGTTGAATGGGCCAGAATTCATGGAATTTATGATCCTGCTGTTGGTGCTATTCGTCAGGTTGAATATGACCTTAACTTGAGTCACATATGGGACCATCAGTTTGACTTCCTTACTATTGATAGCTTGGAAGATGTAATGGGAGGTCATGCATTTTTGGCTTTCTTGGAAATTACTGGTGGTGCTTTCCATATTGCTACAAAGCAAGTTGGAGAATACACAAAATTCAAAGGATCTGGCTTGCTTTCTGCAGAGGCTGTTCTTTCTTGGTCATTAGCAGGAATCGGTTGGATGGCAGTTGTTGCGGCATTCTGGAGTGCAACAAACACCACTGTTTATCCTGTTGAATGGTTTGGTGAACCATTAGCACTTAAATTTGGGATCTCTCCTTATTGGATAGATACTGTTGACCTTCCTAACGGAGCTCATACTTCACGTGCTTGGTTGGCTAACGTTCATTATTATTTTGGATTCTTCTTTATTCAAGGTCATTTATGGCATGCTCTTAGAGCAATGGGATTCGACTTTAAACGAGTAACTGGTGCCTTAAGTAATCTTGATACTGCTTCAGTATCATTAAAATAG
- a CDS encoding sodium/glutamate symporter, with product MSLEFLGLDDLYKINAIPTLALSLGLLGIIGILLTLGRRLDTAMKLERFGIPIALLVGALGFLIGPYGPFSLLPERVLNTWMQLPTPLLTLVFATLMLGRPIPRISVLWKPVASQALLGLLLGFGQYVVGGIIVLSFLLPYLGVDPLMGCIIEVGFEGGHGAAAIMGESFSKLGFPEGLDLGFAMATVGLLASTLLGSGLVVLGRFFGWLVPAEKESKDDLNPTDLEYKPIKQIKLLLYNFALAGLAVLVGIFLLNCLRLSSTYLGDISKQVILAFPVFPLALLGSFFVRFSLEKTGNTKLVSSLFQREIGILSTDLLIITAMAGLNLPLLVNYWIPIAILAFGGLIWNLAGMLIFSRLFFREEWFERAIAEFGNSTGVAASGLLLLRLADPRNSTDTLPVFSIKQLFLQPLLSGGLITVIAPLFISNFGLKGWTEFCGLISLSLCAVAISLQSKYPNPSA from the coding sequence ATGAGTCTGGAGTTTTTAGGTTTGGATGACCTATATAAAATTAATGCAATACCAACGTTAGCCCTTTCGTTGGGTTTGCTTGGAATTATAGGAATTCTTCTAACCCTTGGGAGAAGATTGGATACTGCGATGAAGTTGGAAAGATTTGGTATCCCCATAGCCCTTTTAGTTGGAGCATTAGGTTTTTTAATTGGTCCTTATGGACCTTTTTCATTATTACCAGAAAGGGTTCTAAATACTTGGATGCAATTACCAACTCCATTGCTTACTTTAGTCTTTGCGACCTTAATGCTAGGAAGACCTATTCCCAGAATTAGTGTTTTATGGAAACCAGTCGCTTCGCAGGCATTGTTAGGACTTTTACTAGGTTTCGGTCAATATGTTGTTGGCGGGATAATTGTTTTGTCATTTTTGCTTCCTTATTTAGGAGTAGATCCATTGATGGGATGCATCATTGAAGTTGGTTTTGAAGGAGGACATGGAGCAGCGGCGATAATGGGAGAAAGTTTTAGTAAGTTAGGCTTCCCTGAGGGATTAGACCTAGGGTTTGCAATGGCAACGGTAGGTTTACTAGCTTCTACTTTGTTAGGGAGCGGTTTAGTTGTTCTAGGAAGGTTTTTTGGATGGCTTGTTCCTGCTGAAAAAGAGTCCAAAGATGATTTAAATCCTACTGATTTGGAATATAAACCAATTAAACAAATTAAGTTACTTTTATATAATTTTGCTCTAGCAGGATTAGCAGTATTAGTTGGTATCTTTTTACTAAATTGCTTAAGATTATCTTCTACATACTTGGGCGATATAAGTAAGCAGGTGATATTAGCTTTCCCGGTATTTCCATTAGCTTTATTGGGTTCATTCTTTGTAAGATTTTCATTAGAAAAAACTGGAAATACAAAATTAGTCTCATCACTTTTTCAACGTGAGATTGGCATACTTTCAACAGATTTACTTATAATTACCGCAATGGCGGGATTGAATTTACCTTTATTGGTTAACTACTGGATACCAATAGCTATTTTAGCTTTTGGTGGATTGATTTGGAATCTTGCAGGGATGTTGATTTTTTCTAGATTATTTTTTAGAGAAGAGTGGTTTGAAAGAGCAATAGCAGAGTTTGGAAATTCAACGGGGGTTGCAGCTAGTGGATTATTGCTTTTGAGATTGGCTGATCCTAGGAACTCAACTGATACCTTACCTGTGTTTTCTATTAAGCAATTATTTCTACAGCCACTTCTTTCTGGAGGCCTAATTACTGTAATAGCTCCTTTATTTATTAGTAATTTTGGGCTTAAAGGTTGGACAGAATTTTGTGGCTTAATCTCATTATCTTTATGCGCAGTTGCAATATCTTTACAGTCAAAATATCCAAATCCCTCAGCGTGA
- a CDS encoding glutathione S-transferase, whose protein sequence is MKHNILYSFRRCPYAIRARWALLNTNQVVELREVDLKNKPVELIEISKKATVPVLKTSLNQVIDESLDIMIWCIERSNMHALLGDNNDKSKKILSLIETNDKVFKYHLDRFKYASRFNSEELETHQAACMKILLSLNNRLKESSNRRKPLFLVDAKETLADWAIWPFVRQFRIADINDFDQNHEIKFLRRWLNYFFTHKKYPIVMNKNKPWNKVNEPLIFGN, encoded by the coding sequence ATGAAGCACAATATTTTATATAGCTTTAGACGATGTCCTTACGCAATTAGGGCTAGATGGGCTTTATTAAATACAAATCAGGTAGTGGAGTTAAGAGAGGTCGACCTAAAGAATAAGCCTGTTGAATTAATTGAAATCTCTAAAAAAGCAACTGTACCTGTGTTAAAGACTAGTTTAAATCAAGTAATTGATGAGAGCTTAGACATAATGATCTGGTGTATTGAAAGATCAAATATGCATGCATTACTTGGTGATAATAATGATAAGTCAAAAAAAATATTAAGTCTTATAGAAACAAATGATAAAGTATTTAAATATCATTTGGATCGGTTTAAATATGCATCTAGATTTAATTCTGAAGAATTAGAAACTCATCAAGCAGCATGCATGAAAATACTTTTATCTTTGAATAATAGATTAAAAGAGTCTTCAAACAGAAGGAAACCACTATTTCTTGTTGATGCAAAAGAAACCCTAGCTGATTGGGCTATCTGGCCATTTGTAAGGCAATTTAGAATAGCGGACATTAATGACTTTGATCAAAACCATGAAATTAAATTTCTACGACGTTGGTTAAATTACTTTTTTACTCATAAGAAATATCCAATAGTTATGAATAAAAATAAACCTTGGAACAAGGTAAATGAGCCCCTGATTTTTGGAAACTAA
- a CDS encoding GIY-YIG nuclease family protein has product MSGFVYLMKNGDLYKLGCTTNLKSEANKMKPGEIISSFKINDPKSFEVRLLRLYKKKRIPDTNYFRLSESEVNNCKKHLEGKSNFPKSLNDELRIGLNGSLFFAIITFLLSFLIIKMFIFSCLLSILFASLPMWSLAILGSFGGYDADDLSLFSTLSNRLKGLLIAISMISCAYVLYTLARFPIAF; this is encoded by the coding sequence ATGTCAGGATTTGTTTATTTAATGAAAAATGGTGATTTATATAAACTCGGGTGTACCACCAATTTGAAAAGTGAGGCTAATAAAATGAAACCAGGCGAAATAATTTCTTCTTTCAAAATTAATGATCCAAAATCTTTTGAGGTAAGATTGCTAAGGCTTTATAAGAAAAAAAGAATACCGGATACGAACTATTTTCGATTATCTGAATCAGAAGTTAATAATTGTAAAAAACATTTAGAAGGTAAAAGTAATTTTCCAAAAAGCTTAAATGATGAGTTGAGAATAGGATTAAATGGATCTTTGTTTTTCGCAATTATAACTTTTTTGCTTTCATTCCTTATTATAAAGATGTTTATATTTAGTTGTTTACTTTCAATTTTATTTGCCTCTCTCCCTATGTGGTCACTTGCAATTCTTGGTAGTTTTGGAGGTTATGATGCTGATGATCTTTCGCTTTTTTCGACACTTTCTAACAGATTAAAAGGACTTTTGATAGCTATATCTATGATTTCATGCGCATATGTTCTCTATACTCTTGCCCGCTTTCCCATTGCCTTTTAA
- a CDS encoding SDR family NAD(P)-dependent oxidoreductase, giving the protein MRKILISGASRGIGKAVALKLSEEGHSLSLGVRETRDLINTPLDPNSKNPDSFLVHSYDATDQKSSKAWVEKTVETFNNIDTIIHCAGIFKRTNLLFNDNEIKDIEDLWKVNVLGPWILTKEAWKYLSISNSARIIVLVSMSGKRSKGNFAGYSMSKFALMSLCQTMRNEGWEKGIRVTAICPGWVNTDMAKEINHFPKKDMIQANDIANICSNLLDLPNSSIPFEISLNCQLETSI; this is encoded by the coding sequence ATGAGAAAAATCCTTATAAGTGGCGCAAGTAGGGGAATAGGGAAAGCGGTAGCATTAAAATTATCCGAAGAAGGGCATTCATTAAGCTTAGGAGTAAGAGAAACAAGAGATTTAATAAATACACCCTTAGATCCAAATTCAAAAAATCCTGATAGTTTTTTGGTACACTCCTATGACGCAACTGATCAAAAATCATCAAAGGCATGGGTAGAGAAAACCGTCGAAACTTTTAATAATATTGATACAATTATTCATTGTGCTGGGATATTCAAAAGAACAAATTTGTTATTTAATGATAATGAAATTAAAGATATTGAAGATCTATGGAAAGTTAATGTCTTGGGACCTTGGATATTAACAAAAGAAGCATGGAAATATTTATCTATAAGCAATTCAGCACGGATTATTGTTTTGGTGTCTATGAGTGGAAAACGATCAAAAGGTAACTTCGCTGGCTATTCAATGAGTAAATTCGCTTTAATGAGTTTATGCCAAACGATGAGAAATGAAGGATGGGAAAAGGGTATTAGAGTTACAGCTATTTGCCCAGGATGGGTAAATACAGATATGGCAAAAGAAATAAATCATTTTCCTAAAAAAGATATGATACAGGCAAATGACATTGCTAATATTTGTTCAAATTTACTAGATTTACCAAACAGTTCTATTCCTTTTGAAATCTCACTAAATTGTCAACTTGAAACAAGCATTTAG
- the crtL gene encoding lycopene beta cyclase, whose translation MSTSALKDALVLGSGPGALSIAAALAIENLNVEILSEQSPEEPWPFTYGIWGEEVDELGLSHLLEHRWVNTISYFGEGDKDPNSKKNEITKHNRDYGLFDKNKLQAYWLEQCNKAEIEWHKGSAINFETNQLTSTVKTSNGKELNARVVIDATGYKPVFIKSPNQGPVAVQTCYGIVGEFSAPPVEKGQFVLMDYRCDHLNPEERKEAPTFLYAMDMGNGKFFLEETSLGLFPPVSLDELKRRLEKRLETRGLEIKSLEHEEHGSYLPMNMPIPDLTQPVLGFGGSAGMVHPASGYMVGSLLRRAPKVAKALSLAMKDPTASSASLAKKGWQTLWPSELRRKQAIYKFGLEKLMRFEEKLLRGFFIEFFSLPNKQWYGFLTNTLSLNELISAMWKMFRKSPWTIKQGLMNMHGRELNLLFKALIVNNK comes from the coding sequence ATGAGCACTAGTGCATTAAAAGATGCTCTAGTACTAGGCTCAGGCCCAGGCGCTTTATCAATAGCGGCAGCATTGGCGATTGAGAACTTAAATGTTGAAATCTTATCAGAGCAATCTCCAGAGGAACCTTGGCCCTTCACTTATGGGATTTGGGGTGAAGAGGTTGACGAGCTTGGGCTGAGTCATTTACTTGAACATAGATGGGTAAACACCATTAGTTATTTTGGAGAGGGGGACAAAGATCCAAATTCTAAAAAGAATGAAATTACTAAACATAATAGAGATTATGGGCTTTTTGATAAAAACAAATTACAAGCTTATTGGTTAGAGCAATGCAATAAAGCTGAAATAGAATGGCATAAAGGATCAGCAATCAACTTTGAAACAAATCAATTAACCAGCACAGTTAAAACGTCTAATGGAAAGGAACTTAATGCTCGGGTGGTAATTGACGCAACTGGCTACAAACCTGTATTTATCAAGTCTCCTAACCAAGGGCCAGTAGCTGTTCAAACTTGTTACGGGATAGTAGGTGAGTTCAGTGCACCCCCTGTCGAGAAAGGTCAATTTGTTTTAATGGATTATCGTTGCGACCACTTGAATCCAGAGGAAAGAAAAGAAGCTCCAACATTTTTATACGCTATGGATATGGGAAATGGAAAGTTTTTCTTAGAAGAAACATCCTTGGGGCTATTTCCTCCAGTCTCTCTTGATGAGTTAAAAAGAAGACTTGAAAAAAGATTAGAGACTCGGGGTTTAGAAATAAAAAGTCTTGAGCATGAAGAGCATGGTTCATATCTGCCAATGAACATGCCTATCCCTGACCTAACTCAGCCGGTCCTTGGATTTGGCGGTTCTGCTGGGATGGTACATCCCGCATCGGGATACATGGTTGGTAGCCTTTTAAGAAGGGCTCCTAAAGTTGCCAAAGCACTTTCATTAGCAATGAAAGACCCAACAGCATCCTCAGCTTCGTTAGCAAAGAAAGGTTGGCAAACATTATGGCCATCAGAACTTAGAAGAAAACAAGCTATTTATAAATTTGGATTAGAAAAATTGATGCGATTCGAAGAAAAGTTACTAAGAGGCTTTTTCATAGAATTTTTTAGTTTACCTAATAAACAATGGTATGGATTCCTTACAAATACACTTAGCCTTAACGAGCTAATATCCGCAATGTGGAAGATGTTTAGGAAATCACCCTGGACTATAAAACAAGGCTTAATGAATATGCATGGTAGAGAATTAAATTTATTATTTAAAGCACTAATAGTTAATAATAAATGA
- a CDS encoding SDR family NAD(P)-dependent oxidoreductase, whose amino-acid sequence MNEKSNISKKDKPLTILITGGSSGIGYQAVLKLISLGHNIILPCKNISRANQVLTNIFNQSSFELSKKGKIYTPIMDLSDLNSIDFLCSELKIKRVKIDVLILNAGLQYTGSKMPRMSTQGIELTFAVNHLSHFYLTQRILPLIDKNNDPKIIITSSEVHNPNSGGGKVGAQASLGNLKGLESGAGFEMVDGNKFNADKAYKDSKLCNIFFARKLSNKLISKKLSIPVIAWAPGLVISRDNQGFFRHSRKYNQLGQILFAFLARDVLRITTSNKNAGLLLSNLASLCKYRKTGFNYYSNKIISSGKFIFEETDISKEAQRVDLSDKLWDLSQSLIDKILR is encoded by the coding sequence ATGAATGAAAAATCAAATATTTCAAAAAAAGATAAACCTTTAACTATCCTTATAACAGGTGGTTCGTCAGGTATTGGTTATCAAGCGGTTTTAAAATTAATTTCCCTTGGTCATAATATAATTTTACCTTGTAAAAATATATCTAGAGCAAATCAAGTATTGACTAATATATTTAATCAATCTTCATTTGAATTATCTAAGAAAGGTAAAATTTATACTCCTATAATGGATCTCTCTGATTTGAATAGCATTGATTTCCTATGTTCTGAACTTAAAATTAAACGTGTGAAAATCGATGTTTTAATTTTAAATGCCGGTCTTCAATATACAGGATCAAAAATGCCTAGAATGTCTACCCAGGGGATTGAATTAACTTTTGCAGTCAATCATTTATCACATTTCTATCTGACACAAAGAATTTTACCTTTAATAGATAAGAACAATGATCCGAAAATAATTATTACATCTTCAGAAGTTCATAATCCTAACAGTGGTGGAGGTAAAGTAGGCGCTCAGGCAAGCTTGGGAAACTTAAAAGGCTTAGAATCTGGCGCGGGTTTTGAAATGGTTGATGGAAATAAATTTAATGCTGATAAAGCATATAAAGATAGTAAATTATGTAATATTTTTTTTGCAAGAAAGTTAAGTAATAAATTGATTAGCAAGAAATTATCAATTCCAGTTATTGCATGGGCTCCAGGCTTGGTTATCTCTAGAGATAACCAAGGATTTTTTAGGCACAGCAGGAAATACAATCAATTAGGACAAATATTATTTGCTTTTTTAGCTAGAGATGTTTTAAGAATAACCACATCAAATAAAAATGCAGGTTTGCTTTTAAGCAATCTAGCTTCTTTATGTAAATATAGAAAAACTGGTTTTAATTATTATAGTAATAAAATTATTTCATCAGGTAAATTTATTTTTGAAGAAACTGATATCAGTAAAGAGGCCCAAAGAGTAGATTTATCAGATAAGTTATGGGATCTATCTCAATCTCTAATAGATAAGATACTTAGATAA
- a CDS encoding mechanosensitive ion channel family protein: MDDFYKNIISSLLTFSIGCIISLVSPKILKKILRKITSATQSKTDDYIATLLIETIKPLGFIFSFIVACKVLEIGGIVDKTLIGISKFLCLIYIVRFINRVFFKIIQRWASKINDKSISEMIRSLSPMIGASVWSLGAIFYLQNMGVQMAAIWALLSAGGIGAGLALKEPVQEFFEYITILLDKPFQSGQFIHIDGIWAKVESVGVRSTRLRSINGEAIIMSNSRLTNGVISNYAEMKKRRLVHKLGVVYETTYEQTKSIPIMIKNIVDKTENAIFDRCHFIEFANSSLDFELVYYIPTSDYLQAMSAQQEINLEIMKKFQNENINFAYPTQTIHVNK; this comes from the coding sequence ATGGATGATTTTTATAAAAACATAATTAGTTCCTTGCTTACTTTTAGTATAGGTTGCATTATTTCCCTGGTGAGTCCAAAAATCCTAAAAAAGATTTTAAGGAAAATAACCTCTGCAACACAAAGCAAAACTGATGACTACATAGCTACTCTTTTAATTGAGACTATTAAACCTTTAGGATTTATCTTTAGTTTCATAGTTGCATGCAAAGTCTTAGAAATTGGTGGAATAGTAGATAAGACATTAATAGGTATTAGTAAGTTTCTATGTCTTATTTATATTGTCAGATTTATAAATAGAGTATTTTTCAAAATAATACAAAGATGGGCAAGCAAAATCAATGATAAATCTATCAGTGAGATGATTCGTTCACTTAGTCCAATGATTGGAGCATCTGTTTGGAGTCTAGGAGCTATTTTTTATCTTCAAAATATGGGTGTACAAATGGCAGCCATTTGGGCACTTTTAAGTGCAGGGGGTATAGGAGCTGGACTAGCCTTAAAGGAACCAGTTCAAGAGTTCTTCGAATACATAACGATCCTCCTAGATAAACCATTTCAAAGTGGACAATTTATTCATATTGATGGGATCTGGGCAAAAGTTGAGAGCGTAGGTGTCAGGTCAACACGCTTAAGAAGTATTAACGGAGAAGCAATAATAATGAGCAATAGCAGGCTCACAAATGGAGTAATCTCAAATTATGCTGAGATGAAGAAAAGAAGACTGGTTCATAAATTAGGTGTGGTCTATGAAACTACATATGAACAAACAAAAAGCATACCTATAATGATAAAAAATATCGTTGATAAAACTGAAAATGCGATCTTCGACCGATGTCATTTTATCGAATTCGCAAATAGCAGTCTTGATTTTGAACTTGTTTATTATATTCCTACAAGTGATTATCTTCAGGCAATGTCAGCTCAGCAAGAAATTAATCTAGAAATAATGAAGAAGTTCCAAAATGAAAATATTAACTTCGCTTATCCAACCCAGACAATTCATGTAAATAAATAA
- a CDS encoding isochorismatase family protein yields MDQFSTKTPSPFNVNISNKVLVEDETLLLIVDMQQKLINKIKDNQLLIFNIKKLIDISNLLKVRIAITEQNPLKLGKTLESITDNNEYPSFEKMEFSCSKNNSFINYINKYNFKNIIVCGIESHICILQTSIDLLQKGLNILIPRDAIGSRNQIDNDTAFLRLVLSGAVPSTTESLICELCKTSNRKEFREVSKVLKNSFSN; encoded by the coding sequence ATGGATCAATTTTCAACAAAAACTCCCTCCCCATTTAATGTAAATATCAGTAATAAAGTATTAGTCGAGGATGAAACATTACTGCTTATAGTAGATATGCAACAAAAGCTTATAAACAAAATTAAAGACAATCAACTATTAATATTTAATATAAAAAAGCTAATCGATATATCCAATCTACTTAAAGTTCGTATTGCTATTACGGAACAAAATCCATTAAAGCTTGGGAAGACTCTAGAATCAATTACAGATAATAATGAATATCCTTCATTTGAAAAAATGGAATTTAGTTGTAGTAAGAATAATAGCTTTATAAATTATATAAATAAATATAATTTTAAAAATATAATAGTTTGTGGAATCGAGAGTCATATATGTATTCTTCAGACATCGATTGATCTTTTACAAAAAGGGTTAAACATACTAATTCCCAGAGATGCAATTGGGAGTAGAAATCAAATAGATAATGATACCGCTTTTTTAAGGCTTGTATTATCTGGTGCAGTTCCCTCAACGACTGAAAGTCTAATATGTGAATTATGTAAGACCTCTAATAGAAAAGAATTTAGGGAGGTGAGTAAAGTTTTAAAAAATTCATTTTCAAATTAA
- a CDS encoding Fur family transcriptional regulator: protein MPSSSYRTHPSPFESGLRSNGKRMTPQRKKVLSLFEEIGSGIHLSAEEVHSKLTISGEKVSLATIYRTLRLLVKMTFLNELDLSEGGNRFELLSHDHPDHHHLICIRCGRTEEFENNNVIKAGKAAAKNFGFKLLESSLNVRALCPMCLNK, encoded by the coding sequence ATTCCCTCGTCTTCCTATCGTACGCATCCTTCTCCTTTTGAATCTGGTCTTCGTTCAAATGGTAAAAGAATGACCCCTCAAAGGAAAAAGGTTCTCTCTTTGTTTGAAGAGATTGGCTCTGGAATCCATCTCAGTGCGGAGGAGGTTCATTCAAAATTGACAATTTCTGGGGAGAAGGTTTCTCTTGCGACTATTTACAGAACTTTAAGACTATTGGTCAAGATGACTTTCCTTAATGAACTTGATTTAAGTGAGGGAGGGAATAGGTTTGAATTGCTTAGTCATGATCATCCAGATCATCATCATTTGATTTGTATTCGTTGCGGCAGAACAGAAGAGTTTGAAAATAATAATGTTATCAAGGCGGGTAAAGCAGCAGCTAAAAACTTCGGATTTAAATTATTGGAGTCATCGTTAAACGTAAGAGCATTGTGCCCAATGTGTTTAAACAAATAA